One region of Labrus bergylta chromosome 23, fLabBer1.1, whole genome shotgun sequence genomic DNA includes:
- the nrcama gene encoding neuronal cell adhesion molecule a isoform X1, giving the protein MDRHRKWVQSFGAVLLVLLCHMTLALEVPLDPKVLEGLPQPPTITLQSPKDYIFDPRENIVIHCEAKGKPHPSFSWTRNGSHFDVEKDSKVLLKPGSGTLVIDISGEKAEAYEGTYQCTAHNEHGTAVSNNIVIRQSRSPLWSKERNEAIVVQMGVSLVLQCRPPAGLPPPVIFWMDNIFQRLPLDKRVSQALNGDLYFSNVLPEDSRPDYICYARFPHTQTIQQKQPISVTVLNNSPEGERRPGFMMPQGATSTKMVLRGETLELECIADGLPTPEISWQKDGGELPSSRMSFQNFQKTLKISDVTEADGGNYRCTAANNLGTAHHIIKVTVKAAPFWVSAPRNLILAPNETGILTCRVNGEPKPKITWFVNGVSIENAPEDHTRKVDDDTVILSNVQSGSSAVYQCNASNEFGYLMANAFVNVLAEPPRVLTPPNRVYQVISNNLALLHCASFGSPIPIITWFKDSQTSIKNGDPFVIHENGTLEIHVAQPLNSGKYTCIASNNLGRKENHVYLEVKEPTRILKQPEYKVVQRGMSAAFECKVKHDPSLIPTMTWLKDNGELPDDERFVVDTDSLTIKEVKDGDEGTYTCIMNTTLDKDSASAMLTVVEATPTPAIVYEKPDPPTDLELTDQTERSVQLTWIPGDEHNSPTDKFLIQYEDLLHQPGVWVNLTEVAGSGTTARLNLSPYVYYSFRVLATNRVGYSEPSQPSSQYRTNPAAPDENPSNVQGVGTEPGNLVISWTPLTGFQSNGPSLEYKVLWRQRDVEDEWSSKNVANVSQFVVTGTPTFVPYEVKVQAINDYGSGPEPKAVVGYSGEDLPLSAPDSVQVMVHNSTLAEVHWEPVPSPSVRGKLQGYKVYYHRERGLHETEGDTEQKEEQVLTFSGNRSEGRLPGLQPYSVYALSIRVLNSKGEGPPSPGKKFETPEGVPGPPSFFNVLNPSLDSLTLEWGPPLTNNGRLAGYTLKYQPVNNTNELGPIKVMTLLSNETTITLANLNSSMLYKFYLSAKTIKGSGPFITEEAFTVMDTAHTQPTVVAGKGLTEPPHPTSPITQSPHPPLHKAPPVGPAFGPVNASVSEEGAVISWDYFGHHKNVYVEYSVENSKEDWKKELVNGSHWHMIKGLKPGTSYKVRVVARDPADPAVHSTNEVLVTVPAGPSRQVDIATQGWFIGLMCAIALLILVLLIVCFIKRNKGGKYPVKEKEDAHQDPEIQPMKEDDGTFGEYSDTEDHKPLKGSRTPSNGTVRRDESDDSLVDYGEGGDGQFNEDGSFIGQYSGKKEKDTHEGNESSEAPSPVNAMNSFV; this is encoded by the exons ATGGACAGGCACAGAAAGTGGGTGCAAAGCTTCGGAGCTGTGCTATTGGTGCTCTTGTGTCACATGACCTTAGCACTGGAGGTGCCACTGGATC CTAAAGTTCTGGAAGGAT TGCCCCAACCCCCCACTATCACGCTACAGTCCCCGAAGGATTACATCTTTGATCCGCGGGAGAACATTGTGATCCACTGTGAGGCAAAGGGGAAGCCTCATCCCAG CTTCTCATGGACAAGGAATGGGAGCCACTTTGATGTAGAGAAAGACTCCAAAGTCCTGTTAAAGCCCGGATCAGGAACTCTGGTCATCGACATCAGTGGGGAAAAGGCCGAGGCTTACGAGGGAACATACCAGTGCACGGCACACAACGAGCACGGCACCGCTGTGTCCAACAACATCGTCATCAGACAGTCAA GGTCCCCCTTGTGGTCGAAGGAGAGGAATGAGGCCATCGTGGTGCAGATGGGGGTTTCCCTGGTGCTGCAGTGCCGACCCCCTGCAGGGCTGCCCCCACCCGTCATCTTCTGGATGGATAACA TTTTCCAGAGGTTACCGCTGGATAAacgagtgtcccaggctctgaACGGAGACTTGTACTTCTCCAACGTTCTCCCAGAAGACAGCAGGCCCGACTACATCTGCTACGCCCGCTTccctcacacacaaaccatCCAGCAGAAACAGCCAATCTCAGTCACCGTGCTGAACA ACAGCCCAGAGGGGGAGCGTCGCCCTGGTTTCATGATGCCTCAGGGTGCCACCAGCACCAAGATGGTTCTGAGAGGGGAGACTTTGGAGCTGGAGTGCATTGCTGATGGCTT GCCCACTCCGGAGATCTCCTGGcagaaggatggaggagagcTGCCGAGCAGCAGGATGTCCTTTCAGAACTTTCAGAAAACGCTCAAGATCTCTGATGTGACTGAAGCTGATGGTGGCAACTACCGCTGTACTGCTGCGAACAATCTGGGCACCGCACACCACATCATCAAGGTCACCGTCAAAG CGGCTCCTTTCTGGGTCAGCGCCCCCAGGAACCTGATCCTCGCCCCGAATGAGACTGGGATCCTGACCTGTCGAGTCAACGGAGAACCCAAACCCAAGATCACCTggtttgtcaatggagtctccATTGAGA ACGCACCAGAGGACCACACCCGGAAGGTGGACGATGACACCGTCATTCTCAGTAACGTACAGTCAGGATCCAGTGCCGTCTACCAGTGCAATGCATCCAATGAGTTTGGTTACCTGATGGCCAACGCTTTTGTCAACGTTCTTG CTGAGCCACCAAGGGTGCTCACGCCACCCAACAGAGTGTACCAGGTCATCTCAAACAACCTTGCGTTGCTTCACTGTGCCTCCTTCGGCTCACCAATCCCAATCATCACCTG GTTCAAAGACAGTCAGACCAGCATTAAAAATGGCGACCCTTTTGTGATCCACGAGAATGGCACTCTTGAGATCCATGTAGCTCAGCCCTTAAACAGCGGGAAGTACACCTGCATCGCCAGCAACAACCTGGGCAGAAAGGAGAACCACGTGTACCTGGAGGTCAAAG aGCCTACCCGTATCCTGAAGCAGCCAGAGTACAAGGTGGTGCAGAGAGGAATGAGCGCTGCATTCGAGTGTAAAGTCAAGCACGACCCATCCCTCATTCCCACCATGACCTGGCTCAAAGACAACGGAGAGCTGCCCGATGACGAGAG GTTTGTCGTGGACACAGACAGTCTGACCATCAAAGAGGTGAAGGATGGGGACGAGGGCACCTACACCTGCATCATGAACACCACCCTGGACAAGGACTCAGCCAGTGCCATGCTGACTGTCGTCG AGGCTACTCCTACTCCAGCTATTGTCTACG agaAACCTGACCCTCCAACCGACCTGGAACTGACAGACCAGACAGAGAGGAGCGTCCAGCTCACCTGGATCCCAGGAGATGAACACAACAGTCCCACAGATA AGTTTCTGATCCAATACGAGGATCTTCTCCACCAGCCAGGAGTTTGGGTTAACCTCACAGAGGTTGCCGGCTCAGGCACCACGGCACGCTTAAACCTCTCTCCGTACGTCTACTACTCCTTCAGAGTCCTGGCTACCAACCGTGTCGGCTACAGCGAGCCCAGCCAGCCCTCAAGCCAATACAGGACCAACCCTGCAG CTCCTGATGAAAATCCATCAAACGTCCAGGGAGTAGGAACAGAACCTGGGAACTTAGTCATCTCCTGGACG CCACTGACAGGATTTCAGTCTAATGGGCCCAGTCTGGAgtacaaagtgctgtggagacagagagacgtgGAGGATGAATGGTCCTCAAAGAACGTAGCAAACGTTTCCCAGTTTGTCGTGACTGGAACTCCAACCTTTGTGCCGTACGAAGTCAAGGTTCAAGCTATTAATGATTACGGCAGCGGCCCTGAACCTAAGGCTGTGGTTGGATACTCTGGAGAAGACT TGCCTTTGTCAGCTCCTGATAGCGTGCAGGTCATGGTGCACAACAGCACTCTGGCAGAGGTTCACTGGGAGCCTGTACCTTCCCCGTCAGTCAGAGGAAAACTACAGGGGTACAAG GTTTACTACCATCGCGAGCGCGGTTTGCACGAGACAGAAGGGGACACCGAGCAGAAAGAGGAGCAGGTTTTGACGTTCAGCGGGAATCGTAGCGAGGGGCGTCTGCCCGGCCTCCAGCCTTACAGCGTCTACGCCCTCTCCATCAGGGTCCTCAACAGCAAAGGAGAGGGGCCTCCAAGTCCCGGCAAGAAATTTGAGACACCTGAGGGAG ttccAGGACCTCCTTCTTTCTTTAACGTCTTAAACCCCAGTCTGGACTCGCTCACTCTAGAATGGGGCCCACCACTGACCAACAATGGTCGCCTTGCTGGATACACACTGAAATACCAACCAG tCAACAACACCAATGAACTTGGCCCAATCAAGGTCATGACGCTCCTCTCCAACGAGACCACCATCACTCTGGCCAACCTGAACTCCAGCATGCTCTACAAGTTTTACCTGAGTGCAAAGACAATCAAGGGCTCGGGCCCGTTCATCACAGAGGAGGCCTTCACTGTCATGGACACAG ctcATACTCAGCCCACTGTAGTGGCAGGCAAAG GCCTCACAGAGCCCCCTCACCCAACCTCCCCCATCACTCAGTCTCCGCATCCCCCTCTTCACAAGG CGCCCCCTGTTGGCCCTGCGTTCGGCCCAGTTAACGCGTCCGTATCGGAGGAGGGTGCGGTGATCAGTTGGGATTACTTTGGACACCATAAGAATGTTTATGTGGAATATAGTGTAGAAAACA GTAAAGAGGACTGGAAAAAGGAGTTGGTAAACGGTTCACACTGGCATATGATAAAAGGATTAAAGCCAGGGACGTCTTATAAAGTGCGCGTGGTCGCTAGAGACCCGGCTGACCCGGCGGTCCACAGCACAAACGAGGTGCTGGTCACTGTGCCAG ctgGACCCAGCAGGCAGGTCGACATAGCCACCCAGGGATGGTTTATTGGACTCATGTGTGCCATCGCCCTCCTCATATTGGTCCTTCTCATTGTGTGCTTCATAAAGAGGAACAAAGGCGGCAAATATCCAG tgaaagagaaagaagacgCTCACCAAGACCCGGAGATCCAGCCCATGAAAGAGGACGACGGGACGTTTggagagtacag TGACACAGAGGACCACAAGCCGCTGAAGGGCAGCAGGACACCGTCCAACGGGACGGTGCGCCGTGATGAGAGCGACGACAGCCTGGTGGATTATGGGGAGGGCGGGGATGGACAGTTCAACGAGGACGGCTCCTTCATCGGCCAATACAGCggcaagaaagaaaaagacacgCACGAAGGCAACGAGAGTTCGGAAGCCCCGTCGCCCGTCAACGCCATGAACTCTTTTGTCTAA
- the nrcama gene encoding neuronal cell adhesion molecule a isoform X7: protein MDRHRKWVQSFGAVLLVLLCHMTLALEVPLDPKVLEGLPQPPTITLQSPKDYIFDPRENIVIHCEAKGKPHPSFSWTRNGSHFDVEKDSKVLLKPGSGTLVIDISGEKAEAYEGTYQCTAHNEHGTAVSNNIVIRQSRSPLWSKERNEAIVVQMGVSLVLQCRPPAGLPPPVIFWMDNIFQRLPLDKRVSQALNGDLYFSNVLPEDSRPDYICYARFPHTQTIQQKQPISVTVLNNSPEGERRPGFMMPQGATSTKMVLRGETLELECIADGLPTPEISWQKDGGELPSSRMSFQNFQKTLKISDVTEADGGNYRCTAANNLGTAHHIIKVTVKAAPFWVSAPRNLILAPNETGILTCRVNGEPKPKITWFVNGVSIENAPEDHTRKVDDDTVILSNVQSGSSAVYQCNASNEFGYLMANAFVNVLAEPPRVLTPPNRVYQVISNNLALLHCASFGSPIPIITWFKDSQTSIKNGDPFVIHENGTLEIHVAQPLNSGKYTCIASNNLGRKENHVYLEVKEPTRILKQPEYKVVQRGMSAAFECKVKHDPSLIPTMTWLKDNGELPDDERFVVDTDSLTIKEVKDGDEGTYTCIMNTTLDKDSASAMLTVVEKPDPPTDLELTDQTERSVQLTWIPGDEHNSPTDKFLIQYEDLLHQPGVWVNLTEVAGSGTTARLNLSPYVYYSFRVLATNRVGYSEPSQPSSQYRTNPAAPDENPSNVQGVGTEPGNLVISWTPLTGFQSNGPSLEYKVLWRQRDVEDEWSSKNVANVSQFVVTGTPTFVPYEVKVQAINDYGSGPEPKAVVGYSGEDLPLSAPDSVQVMVHNSTLAEVHWEPVPSPSVRGKLQGYKVYYHRERGLHETEGDTEQKEEQVLTFSGNRSEGRLPGLQPYSVYALSIRVLNSKGEGPPSPGKKFETPEGVPGPPSFFNVLNPSLDSLTLEWGPPLTNNGRLAGYTLKYQPVNNTNELGPIKVMTLLSNETTITLANLNSSMLYKFYLSAKTIKGSGPFITEEAFTVMDTAGPSRQVDIATQGWFIGLMCAIALLILVLLIVCFIKRNKGGKYPVKEKEDAHQDPEIQPMKEDDGTFGEYSDTEDHKPLKGSRTPSNGTVRRDESDDSLVDYGEGGDGQFNEDGSFIGQYSGKKEKDTHEGNESSEAPSPVNAMNSFV from the exons ATGGACAGGCACAGAAAGTGGGTGCAAAGCTTCGGAGCTGTGCTATTGGTGCTCTTGTGTCACATGACCTTAGCACTGGAGGTGCCACTGGATC CTAAAGTTCTGGAAGGAT TGCCCCAACCCCCCACTATCACGCTACAGTCCCCGAAGGATTACATCTTTGATCCGCGGGAGAACATTGTGATCCACTGTGAGGCAAAGGGGAAGCCTCATCCCAG CTTCTCATGGACAAGGAATGGGAGCCACTTTGATGTAGAGAAAGACTCCAAAGTCCTGTTAAAGCCCGGATCAGGAACTCTGGTCATCGACATCAGTGGGGAAAAGGCCGAGGCTTACGAGGGAACATACCAGTGCACGGCACACAACGAGCACGGCACCGCTGTGTCCAACAACATCGTCATCAGACAGTCAA GGTCCCCCTTGTGGTCGAAGGAGAGGAATGAGGCCATCGTGGTGCAGATGGGGGTTTCCCTGGTGCTGCAGTGCCGACCCCCTGCAGGGCTGCCCCCACCCGTCATCTTCTGGATGGATAACA TTTTCCAGAGGTTACCGCTGGATAAacgagtgtcccaggctctgaACGGAGACTTGTACTTCTCCAACGTTCTCCCAGAAGACAGCAGGCCCGACTACATCTGCTACGCCCGCTTccctcacacacaaaccatCCAGCAGAAACAGCCAATCTCAGTCACCGTGCTGAACA ACAGCCCAGAGGGGGAGCGTCGCCCTGGTTTCATGATGCCTCAGGGTGCCACCAGCACCAAGATGGTTCTGAGAGGGGAGACTTTGGAGCTGGAGTGCATTGCTGATGGCTT GCCCACTCCGGAGATCTCCTGGcagaaggatggaggagagcTGCCGAGCAGCAGGATGTCCTTTCAGAACTTTCAGAAAACGCTCAAGATCTCTGATGTGACTGAAGCTGATGGTGGCAACTACCGCTGTACTGCTGCGAACAATCTGGGCACCGCACACCACATCATCAAGGTCACCGTCAAAG CGGCTCCTTTCTGGGTCAGCGCCCCCAGGAACCTGATCCTCGCCCCGAATGAGACTGGGATCCTGACCTGTCGAGTCAACGGAGAACCCAAACCCAAGATCACCTggtttgtcaatggagtctccATTGAGA ACGCACCAGAGGACCACACCCGGAAGGTGGACGATGACACCGTCATTCTCAGTAACGTACAGTCAGGATCCAGTGCCGTCTACCAGTGCAATGCATCCAATGAGTTTGGTTACCTGATGGCCAACGCTTTTGTCAACGTTCTTG CTGAGCCACCAAGGGTGCTCACGCCACCCAACAGAGTGTACCAGGTCATCTCAAACAACCTTGCGTTGCTTCACTGTGCCTCCTTCGGCTCACCAATCCCAATCATCACCTG GTTCAAAGACAGTCAGACCAGCATTAAAAATGGCGACCCTTTTGTGATCCACGAGAATGGCACTCTTGAGATCCATGTAGCTCAGCCCTTAAACAGCGGGAAGTACACCTGCATCGCCAGCAACAACCTGGGCAGAAAGGAGAACCACGTGTACCTGGAGGTCAAAG aGCCTACCCGTATCCTGAAGCAGCCAGAGTACAAGGTGGTGCAGAGAGGAATGAGCGCTGCATTCGAGTGTAAAGTCAAGCACGACCCATCCCTCATTCCCACCATGACCTGGCTCAAAGACAACGGAGAGCTGCCCGATGACGAGAG GTTTGTCGTGGACACAGACAGTCTGACCATCAAAGAGGTGAAGGATGGGGACGAGGGCACCTACACCTGCATCATGAACACCACCCTGGACAAGGACTCAGCCAGTGCCATGCTGACTGTCGTCG agaAACCTGACCCTCCAACCGACCTGGAACTGACAGACCAGACAGAGAGGAGCGTCCAGCTCACCTGGATCCCAGGAGATGAACACAACAGTCCCACAGATA AGTTTCTGATCCAATACGAGGATCTTCTCCACCAGCCAGGAGTTTGGGTTAACCTCACAGAGGTTGCCGGCTCAGGCACCACGGCACGCTTAAACCTCTCTCCGTACGTCTACTACTCCTTCAGAGTCCTGGCTACCAACCGTGTCGGCTACAGCGAGCCCAGCCAGCCCTCAAGCCAATACAGGACCAACCCTGCAG CTCCTGATGAAAATCCATCAAACGTCCAGGGAGTAGGAACAGAACCTGGGAACTTAGTCATCTCCTGGACG CCACTGACAGGATTTCAGTCTAATGGGCCCAGTCTGGAgtacaaagtgctgtggagacagagagacgtgGAGGATGAATGGTCCTCAAAGAACGTAGCAAACGTTTCCCAGTTTGTCGTGACTGGAACTCCAACCTTTGTGCCGTACGAAGTCAAGGTTCAAGCTATTAATGATTACGGCAGCGGCCCTGAACCTAAGGCTGTGGTTGGATACTCTGGAGAAGACT TGCCTTTGTCAGCTCCTGATAGCGTGCAGGTCATGGTGCACAACAGCACTCTGGCAGAGGTTCACTGGGAGCCTGTACCTTCCCCGTCAGTCAGAGGAAAACTACAGGGGTACAAG GTTTACTACCATCGCGAGCGCGGTTTGCACGAGACAGAAGGGGACACCGAGCAGAAAGAGGAGCAGGTTTTGACGTTCAGCGGGAATCGTAGCGAGGGGCGTCTGCCCGGCCTCCAGCCTTACAGCGTCTACGCCCTCTCCATCAGGGTCCTCAACAGCAAAGGAGAGGGGCCTCCAAGTCCCGGCAAGAAATTTGAGACACCTGAGGGAG ttccAGGACCTCCTTCTTTCTTTAACGTCTTAAACCCCAGTCTGGACTCGCTCACTCTAGAATGGGGCCCACCACTGACCAACAATGGTCGCCTTGCTGGATACACACTGAAATACCAACCAG tCAACAACACCAATGAACTTGGCCCAATCAAGGTCATGACGCTCCTCTCCAACGAGACCACCATCACTCTGGCCAACCTGAACTCCAGCATGCTCTACAAGTTTTACCTGAGTGCAAAGACAATCAAGGGCTCGGGCCCGTTCATCACAGAGGAGGCCTTCACTGTCATGGACACAG ctgGACCCAGCAGGCAGGTCGACATAGCCACCCAGGGATGGTTTATTGGACTCATGTGTGCCATCGCCCTCCTCATATTGGTCCTTCTCATTGTGTGCTTCATAAAGAGGAACAAAGGCGGCAAATATCCAG tgaaagagaaagaagacgCTCACCAAGACCCGGAGATCCAGCCCATGAAAGAGGACGACGGGACGTTTggagagtacag TGACACAGAGGACCACAAGCCGCTGAAGGGCAGCAGGACACCGTCCAACGGGACGGTGCGCCGTGATGAGAGCGACGACAGCCTGGTGGATTATGGGGAGGGCGGGGATGGACAGTTCAACGAGGACGGCTCCTTCATCGGCCAATACAGCggcaagaaagaaaaagacacgCACGAAGGCAACGAGAGTTCGGAAGCCCCGTCGCCCGTCAACGCCATGAACTCTTTTGTCTAA